From one Catellatospora sp. IY07-71 genomic stretch:
- a CDS encoding DUF885 domain-containing protein yields the protein MGRVDDLADRYVDEWAPLSPIGATFVGISGYDDKLDDLSAAGYAAAEDLDRRTLAELRSIEPADDREYVAKEAMVERLELSVARFEAGEVTSELNVISSALHTMRGAFDLMPTDGEEAVANIAARLNAFPAALAQYRQTLLDSARGGKVSARRQLEEVAKQCDIWTSADGDDFYLGLARRLEAGGALRTELDRGAAAANEATADFASFLRTELAPLGREKEAAGRERYELASQYFLGARVDLDETYAWGFEELHRLETEMRAVSAIIAGPGASIDDAVAKLDADPKYKVQGKENFRVWMQELAEKAISDLNGTHFDIAEKIRRIECRLAPTSDGGIYYTGPSEDFTRPGRMWWAVPQGVEEFSTWREVTTVYHEGAPGHHLQVAQAAYQAEKLNRWQRLLSWSSGHGEGWALYAERLMDDLGYLADPADKLGMLDGQAFRAARVIVDIGMHLELEIPRDNPFGFHPGERWTPELGWEFLRAHCRVGDEMLRFELNRYLGWPGQAPSYKVGERIWLQARDEAKARQGAAFDLRRFHSDALDLGSLGLDPLRKALARL from the coding sequence ATGGGACGTGTTGATGACCTGGCCGATCGCTATGTCGACGAATGGGCCCCGCTGAGCCCCATCGGCGCCACCTTCGTCGGTATCAGCGGCTACGACGACAAACTCGACGACCTGTCCGCGGCGGGGTATGCCGCGGCCGAGGACCTGGACCGCCGCACCCTGGCCGAGCTGCGCTCGATCGAGCCCGCCGACGATCGCGAGTACGTGGCCAAGGAGGCGATGGTCGAGCGCCTCGAACTGAGCGTCGCCCGGTTCGAGGCCGGCGAGGTGACCAGCGAGCTGAACGTGATCTCCAGCGCGCTGCACACCATGCGCGGCGCGTTCGACCTGATGCCGACCGACGGCGAGGAGGCGGTCGCGAACATCGCCGCCCGGCTCAACGCCTTCCCGGCCGCGCTCGCGCAGTACCGGCAGACGCTGCTCGACTCCGCGCGCGGCGGCAAGGTCAGCGCCCGCCGCCAGCTGGAGGAGGTCGCCAAGCAGTGTGACATCTGGACCAGCGCGGACGGTGACGACTTCTACCTCGGCCTGGCCCGGCGCCTGGAGGCCGGTGGCGCGCTGCGCACCGAGCTGGACCGGGGCGCGGCGGCCGCGAACGAGGCCACCGCCGACTTCGCGAGCTTCCTGCGCACCGAGCTGGCCCCGCTGGGCCGGGAGAAGGAGGCCGCCGGGCGCGAGCGCTACGAGTTGGCCTCGCAGTACTTCCTCGGCGCCCGGGTCGACCTGGACGAGACGTACGCCTGGGGCTTCGAGGAGCTGCACCGGCTGGAGACCGAGATGCGGGCGGTGTCCGCGATCATCGCCGGTCCGGGCGCCTCGATCGACGACGCGGTCGCCAAGCTCGACGCCGACCCGAAGTACAAGGTCCAGGGCAAGGAGAACTTCCGGGTCTGGATGCAGGAGCTGGCCGAGAAGGCGATCAGCGACCTGAACGGCACCCACTTCGACATCGCCGAGAAGATCCGGCGCATCGAGTGCCGTCTGGCCCCGACCAGCGACGGCGGCATCTACTACACCGGGCCGAGCGAGGACTTCACCCGTCCCGGCCGCATGTGGTGGGCCGTGCCGCAGGGCGTCGAGGAGTTCTCCACCTGGCGCGAGGTGACCACGGTCTACCACGAGGGCGCCCCCGGCCACCACCTGCAGGTCGCGCAGGCGGCGTACCAGGCGGAGAAACTGAACCGCTGGCAGCGGCTGCTGAGCTGGTCCTCCGGCCACGGCGAGGGCTGGGCCCTGTACGCCGAGCGGCTCATGGACGACCTCGGCTACCTCGCCGACCCGGCCGACAAGCTCGGCATGCTCGACGGCCAGGCGTTCCGGGCCGCCCGGGTCATCGTCGACATCGGCATGCACCTGGAGCTGGAGATCCCGCGCGACAACCCGTTCGGCTTCCACCCCGGCGAGCGGTGGACGCCCGAGCTGGGCTGGGAGTTCCTGCGCGCGCACTGCCGCGTGGGCGACGAGATGCTGCGCTTCGAGCTGAACCGCTACCTCGGCTGGCCCGGCCAGGCGCCGTCGTACAAGGTCGGCGAGCGGATCTGGCTGCAGGCCCGCGACGAGGCCAAGGCCCGCCAGGGCGCCGCGTTCGACCTGCGCAGGTTCCACTCCGACGCGCTCGACCTCGGCTCGCTGGGTCTCGACCCGCTGCGCAAGGCGCTCGCCCGCCTCTGA
- a CDS encoding DMT family transporter, whose translation MTTTIAPDTTAAGTRSAWLPAFAANAVIWGSSFIFIKIGVRELHPTWVAAGRITVGALTLLALLVVAGQRVPTDRRLWGHMLLPGVLGVALPFTLFAYGEERVDSLVAGIWNATTALWVLPFAVVVFRTERFTARSAGGLLIGFAGVLTVLGFWHTDGASSLSGQLMCGAAAACYGVSIPYIKRFVTGRKFDGNPSGVSLAFAQTVVATAASVLAALLVSGLPPAVTGLSWPVIGSVVALGVFGSGIAFALNMRVIAVAGASMAAFVTYLVPVVATLLGILVLDESLHWNQPVGALIVLLGVAVAQGALPRRPA comes from the coding sequence GTGACCACCACTATCGCTCCTGACACCACCGCGGCCGGGACCAGGTCGGCCTGGCTGCCCGCGTTCGCGGCGAACGCCGTCATCTGGGGATCGAGCTTCATCTTCATCAAGATCGGCGTACGGGAGCTGCACCCCACCTGGGTGGCCGCCGGGCGGATCACCGTCGGCGCACTCACCCTGCTCGCGCTGCTGGTGGTGGCCGGGCAGCGGGTGCCCACCGACCGGCGGCTCTGGGGGCACATGCTGCTGCCGGGCGTGCTCGGCGTGGCGCTGCCGTTCACCCTTTTCGCGTACGGCGAGGAGCGGGTGGACAGCCTGGTGGCGGGCATCTGGAACGCGACCACGGCGCTGTGGGTGCTGCCGTTCGCGGTCGTCGTCTTCCGCACCGAGAGGTTCACCGCCCGCTCGGCGGGCGGCCTGCTGATCGGGTTCGCCGGGGTGCTGACCGTGCTCGGCTTCTGGCACACCGACGGCGCCTCGTCGCTGTCCGGCCAGCTCATGTGCGGCGCGGCCGCCGCCTGCTACGGCGTGTCCATCCCGTACATCAAGCGCTTCGTCACCGGCCGGAAGTTCGACGGCAACCCGTCCGGCGTTTCGCTGGCCTTCGCGCAGACCGTCGTCGCCACGGCCGCCTCGGTGCTCGCCGCGCTGCTGGTGTCGGGCCTGCCGCCCGCGGTCACCGGGCTGTCCTGGCCGGTCATCGGCTCGGTGGTGGCGCTCGGCGTGTTCGGCAGCGGCATCGCGTTCGCGCTCAACATGCGGGTGATCGCGGTGGCGGGCGCGTCCATGGCCGCCTTCGTGACGTACCTGGTGCCCGTCGTCGCGACGCTGCTCGGCATCCTCGTCCTGGACGAGTCGCTGCACTGGAACCAGCCCGTCGGCGCACTGATCGTCCTGCTCGGCGTCGCCGTCGCCCAGGGCGCCCTCCCCCGCCGCCCCGCCTGA
- a CDS encoding M48 family metallopeptidase, translating to MTAGVRALLSVLMLIGFYILALVELVAALAFAVWLASVAPAAIAVKLSAPLFIAIVGGVGWAMWQAIRAKNEPMPGVVVTPDQAPQLWAEVRRLAEGVGTRAPDELRIVPEVNAAVSEHAKLLGLIPGRRYLYLGLPLLQAMTVDQMRAVLAHELGHYSGAHTRLGAVAYRGRIAIEGAVSRISSWNVAGWPFRLYARLYLLVDSAASRRQELEADAAAVRLAGKQAAIAALTEVSVVAMAYDFYLGRYVAPGAELGLLPDDVFAGFGDLLAAREEEIAGLRERAAEQEKGSVWDTHPPLPVRIAAINALPEGSPSNDRRRATDLIPYLPQVSGRLHQLAINVNGREVLPWPQFTAATESRRLQGAADDIFREIARRLGRPMVGLAEVLDALAAGRAGELGEAFFSDATRKEAAVKFAQPLEVLLMLAALRSERLSWRSSWTGSSTLVDADGKELDLAPVAELAVHPATLPQARARLLELGIEVAAALAVETTATARGGDVIAGFGNVTFDGIESDLLVLDNGLIAIATKGDKDEGADRMKALVSSVPLTKLAEQHRFLPYEEFHKVTITKQVPIRAVIELHGGRTVELKESWTGDELHKGSRDVLHKVFAQFTGE from the coding sequence ATGACCGCAGGCGTACGCGCGCTGCTGAGCGTGCTGATGCTGATCGGTTTCTACATACTCGCGCTGGTGGAGCTGGTGGCGGCACTGGCTTTCGCGGTCTGGCTGGCCTCGGTGGCGCCAGCCGCGATCGCCGTCAAGCTCAGCGCGCCGCTGTTCATCGCGATCGTCGGCGGTGTCGGCTGGGCGATGTGGCAGGCGATCCGGGCCAAGAACGAGCCGATGCCAGGCGTGGTGGTGACCCCCGACCAGGCGCCGCAGCTGTGGGCCGAGGTGCGCCGGCTGGCCGAGGGCGTCGGCACCCGCGCCCCCGACGAGCTGCGGATCGTGCCCGAGGTCAACGCCGCGGTGTCGGAGCACGCCAAGCTGCTGGGCCTGATCCCGGGCCGCCGTTACCTCTACCTCGGACTGCCGCTGCTGCAGGCGATGACCGTGGACCAGATGCGCGCGGTGCTCGCGCACGAGCTGGGCCACTACTCGGGCGCGCACACCCGGCTCGGTGCCGTGGCCTACCGCGGCCGCATCGCCATCGAGGGCGCGGTGAGCCGGATCAGCTCGTGGAACGTGGCGGGCTGGCCGTTCCGCCTCTACGCCCGGCTCTACCTGCTGGTCGACAGCGCCGCGTCGCGCCGCCAGGAGCTGGAGGCCGACGCCGCCGCGGTGCGGCTGGCCGGCAAGCAGGCCGCGATCGCCGCGCTGACCGAGGTCAGCGTCGTCGCCATGGCGTACGACTTCTACCTGGGCCGCTACGTGGCGCCCGGCGCCGAGCTGGGTCTGCTGCCCGACGACGTGTTCGCCGGGTTCGGCGACCTGCTGGCCGCGCGCGAGGAGGAGATCGCCGGGCTGCGCGAGCGCGCCGCCGAGCAGGAGAAGGGCTCGGTGTGGGACACCCACCCGCCGCTGCCGGTGCGCATCGCCGCCATCAACGCGCTGCCCGAGGGCTCGCCCAGCAACGACCGGCGCCGCGCCACCGACCTGATCCCGTACCTGCCGCAGGTGAGCGGGCGGCTGCACCAGCTCGCGATCAACGTGAACGGCCGCGAGGTGCTGCCCTGGCCGCAGTTCACCGCCGCGACGGAGAGCCGCCGCCTGCAGGGCGCGGCCGACGACATCTTCCGCGAGATCGCGCGCCGGCTGGGCCGCCCGATGGTGGGCCTGGCCGAGGTGCTCGACGCGCTGGCGGCGGGCCGGGCCGGTGAGCTGGGCGAGGCCTTCTTCAGCGACGCCACCCGCAAGGAGGCGGCGGTGAAGTTCGCGCAGCCGCTGGAGGTGCTGCTGATGCTGGCGGCGCTGCGCTCGGAGCGGCTGTCCTGGCGTTCGTCGTGGACCGGCTCGTCGACCCTGGTGGACGCCGACGGCAAGGAGCTGGACCTGGCGCCGGTGGCCGAGCTGGCGGTGCACCCGGCGACGCTGCCGCAGGCGCGCGCCCGGCTGCTGGAGCTGGGCATCGAGGTCGCCGCCGCGCTGGCCGTGGAGACGACGGCGACCGCGCGCGGCGGCGACGTGATCGCCGGGTTCGGCAACGTCACCTTCGACGGCATCGAGTCGGACCTGCTGGTGCTGGACAACGGCCTGATCGCGATCGCGACCAAGGGCGACAAGGACGAGGGCGCCGACCGGATGAAGGCGCTGGTGTCCTCGGTGCCGCTGACGAAGCTCGCCGAGCAGCACCGCTTCCTGCCGTACGAGGAGTTCCACAAGGTCACCATCACCAAGCAGGTGCCGATCCGGGCCGTCATCGAGCTGCACGGCGGCCGGACGGTCGAGCTCAAGGAATCGTGGACCGGCGACGAGCTGCACAAGGGCAGCCGCGACGTGCTGCACAAGGTGTTCGCCCAGTTCACCGGGGAATGA
- a CDS encoding prephenate dehydrogenase/arogenate dehydrogenase family protein has translation MWQAARVNIAVIGLGLIGGSLMRALAAAGHRVLGFDADPEVRATARSAAARVPAAQRWQITATIRDAAADADLVALAVPLPALDDVLDALVAGGFHGLITDVTSVKGPVRETVARRLRGAANPLAGFVGGHPMAGKETSGFAAADPALFTGCAWVLCLDEPGVLDDWLTLAGLVTSLGARVVPSTSAEHDRAVAAISHVPHLLALALAAAAATDPLALTLAAGSFRDGSRVAGSRPELVAAMCGGNAAAVLPALADVQSRLDEAAKALEGRDPIRAVRDWAQDGHTARRAWPPAPGRPEQVPARTETLLRLGRAGGWITEVAPDRRTVTAFLPVEGA, from the coding sequence GTGTGGCAGGCTGCGCGTGTGAACATCGCGGTGATCGGACTCGGGCTCATCGGCGGATCGCTGATGCGCGCGCTGGCGGCCGCCGGGCACCGCGTGCTCGGCTTCGATGCCGACCCTGAGGTGCGCGCGACGGCCCGCAGCGCGGCGGCCCGGGTGCCCGCGGCGCAGCGCTGGCAGATCACCGCGACGATCCGCGACGCCGCGGCCGACGCCGACCTGGTCGCGCTGGCCGTGCCGCTGCCCGCGCTGGACGACGTGCTGGACGCGCTGGTCGCCGGTGGCTTCCACGGGCTGATCACCGACGTCACCTCGGTGAAGGGCCCGGTGCGCGAGACGGTCGCCCGGCGGCTGCGCGGTGCGGCCAACCCGCTGGCCGGGTTCGTCGGCGGGCACCCGATGGCGGGCAAGGAGACCTCGGGTTTCGCCGCCGCCGACCCGGCGCTGTTCACCGGCTGCGCCTGGGTGCTGTGCCTGGACGAGCCGGGCGTGCTCGACGACTGGCTGACCCTGGCCGGGCTGGTCACCTCGCTGGGCGCGCGGGTGGTGCCGTCGACCAGCGCCGAGCACGACCGCGCGGTCGCCGCGATCAGCCACGTGCCGCACCTGCTCGCCCTGGCCCTCGCCGCCGCCGCGGCAACCGACCCGCTCGCGCTCACCCTGGCCGCGGGCTCGTTCCGGGACGGCAGCCGGGTCGCGGGCAGCCGCCCGGAACTGGTCGCCGCGATGTGCGGCGGCAACGCCGCGGCGGTGCTGCCCGCGCTCGCCGATGTGCAGTCCCGGCTGGACGAGGCGGCCAAGGCGCTGGAGGGGCGCGACCCGATCCGCGCGGTGCGCGACTGGGCGCAGGACGGTCACACCGCGCGCCGGGCCTGGCCGCCCGCGCCGGGCCGCCCCGAGCAGGTGCCCGCCCGCACGGAGACCCTGCTGCGGCTGGGCCGGGCCGGCGGCTGGATCACCGAGGTGGCCCCGGACCGCCGTACCGTGACCGCGTTCCTGCCGGTTGAAGGTGCGTGA
- a CDS encoding tRNA adenosine deaminase-associated protein: MSYFAAAVVRGRSGWAATELDLHDAADVDEVADLLRDTDPAADVSLMFVESDDAYLVVMRLDEGEDLRIFGSDSAFADESRLGKLLLSDVEVPVVEIDEAEPTDDDEDRPAADPAADPVGDADLLADLGVSAHKLLALCATDGLLPADVTAEVCQAIGCGDEVEELRES, translated from the coding sequence GTGTCGTACTTCGCCGCCGCGGTGGTCCGGGGCCGGTCCGGCTGGGCCGCCACCGAACTCGACCTGCACGATGCCGCAGACGTGGACGAGGTCGCGGACCTGCTGCGCGACACCGATCCCGCGGCCGACGTGTCCCTGATGTTCGTCGAGTCCGACGACGCCTACCTCGTGGTGATGCGCCTCGACGAGGGCGAGGACCTGCGCATCTTCGGGTCCGACTCGGCCTTCGCCGACGAGTCGCGGCTCGGCAAGCTGCTGCTCAGCGACGTGGAGGTCCCCGTCGTCGAGATCGACGAGGCGGAGCCCACGGACGACGACGAGGACCGTCCCGCCGCCGACCCCGCGGCCGATCCGGTGGGCGACGCCGACCTGCTGGCCGATCTCGGCGTGTCCGCGCACAAGCTGCTGGCCCTGTGCGCCACCGACGGCCTGCTGCCCGCCGACGTGACCGCCGAGGTGTGCCAGGCCATCGGCTGCGGCGACGAGGTCGAGGAGCTGCGCGAGTCTTGA
- the tadA gene encoding tRNA adenosine(34) deaminase TadA, with product MPGHRLRRRGRGAARVLRARPRHEEWMRRALAVAAGCDDSADVPVGAVVYAPDGTELAIGRNEREATGDPTAHAEILALRAAAARWGEWRLEGCTIVVTLEPCTMCAGAIVLARIGTVVFGAWEPKTGAAGSLWDVLRDRRLNHRPEVYSGVLADESATLLRTFFDRSPGPDLPAPSREAG from the coding sequence GTGCCAGGCCATCGGCTGCGGCGACGAGGTCGAGGAGCTGCGCGAGTCTTGAGAGCCAGGCCGCGGCACGAGGAGTGGATGCGCCGCGCCCTCGCCGTCGCGGCAGGCTGCGACGACAGTGCCGACGTGCCGGTCGGTGCGGTGGTGTACGCCCCCGACGGCACCGAGCTGGCGATCGGGCGCAACGAGCGGGAGGCCACCGGCGACCCCACGGCGCACGCCGAGATCCTCGCGCTGCGCGCCGCCGCCGCCCGCTGGGGCGAGTGGCGCCTGGAGGGCTGCACGATCGTGGTGACGCTGGAGCCGTGCACCATGTGCGCGGGCGCGATCGTGCTGGCCCGCATCGGCACGGTGGTGTTCGGTGCCTGGGAGCCCAAGACCGGCGCGGCCGGCTCGCTCTGGGACGTGCTGCGCGACCGCCGCCTCAACCACCGCCCCGAGGTCTACTCCGGGGTGCTCGCCGACGAGTCCGCCACCCTCCTGCGCACCTTCTTCGACCGGTCGCCGGGCCCTGACCTGCCCGCGCCGTCCCGGGAAGCCGGCTGA
- a CDS encoding MaoC/PaaZ C-terminal domain-containing protein has translation MPSMLRAALSVVPFPRPSTLPEDTLTTTAVVDRAHLARYQRVCGFRLSDRLPVTYPHILGFGLQLDLMTRRDFPFPVVGGVHVANRIEQTRPLTADDVLELAVHARDLRDHPRGRQYDVITTASVDGTVVWRDVSTYLRRGPSAEPREERPAREPAPEAPPHATWRVPTSTGTEYADASGDHNPIHTSWLGARLFGFPRPIAHGMWSKARCLAALEGRLPDAYTVDVAFKLPMLLPATVGFTWTGDEFSLRDARSGKPYLAGTVSR, from the coding sequence ATGCCGAGCATGCTGCGCGCGGCGCTGTCCGTCGTGCCGTTCCCCAGGCCCAGCACGCTGCCCGAGGACACGCTGACCACCACGGCCGTCGTGGACCGCGCGCACCTGGCCCGCTACCAGCGGGTGTGCGGGTTCCGGCTGAGCGACCGGCTGCCGGTGACCTACCCGCACATCCTGGGCTTCGGCCTGCAGCTGGATCTGATGACCCGGCGCGACTTCCCGTTCCCGGTGGTGGGCGGGGTGCACGTGGCCAACCGCATCGAGCAGACCCGGCCGCTGACCGCCGACGACGTGCTGGAGCTGGCGGTACACGCGCGGGACCTGCGCGACCACCCGCGCGGGCGGCAGTACGACGTGATCACCACCGCGTCGGTGGACGGGACGGTGGTGTGGCGGGACGTGTCGACGTACCTGCGGCGGGGGCCGTCCGCGGAGCCCCGCGAGGAGCGCCCGGCCCGCGAGCCCGCGCCCGAGGCGCCGCCGCACGCGACCTGGCGGGTGCCCACCTCGACCGGCACGGAGTACGCGGACGCCTCCGGCGACCACAACCCGATCCACACCTCGTGGCTGGGTGCGCGCCTGTTCGGCTTCCCGCGCCCCATCGCGCACGGCATGTGGAGCAAGGCCCGGTGCCTGGCCGCGCTGGAGGGCAGGCTCCCGGACGCGTACACGGTCGACGTTGCCTTCAAGCTCCCGATGCTGCTGCCCGCGACGGTCGGCTTCACCTGGACGGGGGACGAGTTCTCCCTGCGTGACGCCCGCTCGGGCAAGCCCTATCTGGCCGGCACGGTCTCGCGCTGA
- a CDS encoding 3-oxoacyl-ACP reductase, with amino-acid sequence MSDRYTSFARSGPGRAIVKRLGLPDPQKLARFREGDALIPGPVLVGPSDGPRFEELAKLYASSEEAGRHHALVFDATGITGPAGLRALYDFFHPVARALTPAGRVVVLGLPLASVADPGQAAAQQALDGFVRSVGKEFGRGTTAQLVRVHPDADIAALRSTLDFLLSAKSAYVSGQTITVGAVPAPEGGDLRGRIALVTGAARGIGAAMARVLARDGAHVICLDVPPAGDDLAKVANEVRGEAYQLDLTGADAAQRLADHLRERHGRLDVLVHNAGITRDKTLANMDPARWDAVLKVNLIAPAHVTQVLLDAGLIPDGGRIVGVASIAGIAGNRGQTNYAASKAGVIGWVHALAPVLAARGITVNAVAPGFIETAMTAKLPMFIREAGRRMNSMSQGGLPVDVAETVAWFAAPGSAAVTGNVVRVCGQSLLGA; translated from the coding sequence ATGAGCGACCGTTACACAAGTTTCGCAAGGTCCGGGCCTGGGCGGGCGATAGTCAAGCGGCTCGGCCTGCCCGATCCGCAGAAGCTGGCCCGATTCCGCGAGGGCGACGCGCTCATCCCCGGCCCGGTGCTGGTCGGCCCGTCCGACGGCCCGCGCTTCGAGGAGCTGGCCAAGCTGTACGCGTCGAGCGAGGAGGCCGGCAGGCACCACGCGCTGGTCTTCGACGCGACCGGCATCACCGGCCCGGCCGGCCTGCGCGCGCTCTACGACTTCTTCCACCCGGTCGCGCGAGCGCTCACCCCGGCCGGCCGCGTGGTCGTGCTGGGCCTGCCGCTCGCCTCGGTCGCCGACCCGGGCCAGGCTGCCGCGCAGCAGGCCCTGGACGGTTTCGTACGCAGCGTCGGCAAGGAGTTCGGCCGGGGCACCACCGCGCAGCTGGTCCGGGTGCACCCGGACGCCGACATCGCCGCGCTGCGCTCGACCCTCGACTTCCTGCTGTCGGCGAAGTCGGCGTACGTGAGCGGGCAGACGATCACCGTGGGCGCCGTCCCGGCGCCGGAGGGCGGCGATCTGCGAGGCAGGATCGCGCTGGTCACCGGCGCGGCGCGGGGCATCGGCGCGGCCATGGCCCGGGTGCTGGCGCGCGACGGCGCCCACGTGATCTGCCTGGACGTGCCCCCGGCCGGGGACGACCTGGCCAAGGTCGCCAACGAGGTACGCGGCGAGGCGTACCAGCTGGACCTGACCGGGGCGGACGCCGCGCAGCGGCTGGCCGACCACCTGCGGGAGCGGCACGGCCGCCTGGACGTGCTGGTGCACAACGCGGGCATCACCCGCGACAAGACGCTGGCGAACATGGACCCGGCCCGCTGGGACGCCGTGCTCAAGGTCAACCTGATCGCCCCGGCGCACGTCACGCAGGTGCTGCTCGACGCGGGCCTGATCCCGGACGGCGGCCGCATCGTCGGCGTGGCCTCCATCGCGGGCATCGCCGGCAACCGCGGCCAGACCAACTACGCCGCCAGCAAGGCCGGTGTCATCGGCTGGGTGCACGCGCTGGCCCCGGTGCTCGCCGCGCGGGGCATCACCGTGAACGCGGTCGCGCCGGGCTTCATCGAGACCGCGATGACCGCGAAGCTGCCGATGTTCATCCGCGAGGCCGGGCGGCGCATGAACAGCATGTCCCAGGGCGGCCTGCCGGTGGACGTCGCGGAGACGGTGGCCTGGTTCGCCGCGCCCGGCTCGGCCGCGGTCACCGGCAACGTGGTGCGTGTCTGCGGCCAGTCGCTGCTGGGGGCCTGA
- a CDS encoding acetyl-CoA C-acetyltransferase translates to MTQSVRKVAVLGGNRIPFARSNSKYAQASNQDMLTAALDGLIARYGLSGQRLGEVAAGAVLKHARDFNLTRESVLGTGLDPATPAVDLQQACGTGLQAITYLANKIALGQLESGIAGGVDTTSDAPLQLNEQFRRVLLRLNSAKSTGDRLKAALALRPLQPFKPELPRNAEPRTGLSMGEHAAITAERWGVTRADQDELALDSHRKLGAAYEAGFFDDLLTPYLGLTRDQNLRPDTSLEKLGSLKPVYGLRGKNPTMTAGNSTPLTDGAAVVLLGSEEWAAEHSLPVLAHFVTAQTAAVDFVHGDPEPEGLLMAPVYAVPQLLSRLGLKLQDFDFYEIHEAFASQVLATLAAWESNGLGTIDRSRLNVNGSSLAAGHPFAATGGRIVATAAKLLAQRGSGRALISICAAGGQGVVAVLER, encoded by the coding sequence GTGACTCAGAGTGTGCGTAAGGTGGCCGTCCTCGGCGGCAACCGGATCCCGTTCGCCCGGTCCAACAGCAAGTACGCCCAGGCCTCCAACCAGGACATGCTCACCGCCGCGCTCGACGGGCTGATCGCCCGCTACGGACTGTCCGGGCAGCGCCTCGGCGAGGTCGCCGCGGGCGCCGTGCTCAAGCACGCCCGCGACTTCAACCTCACCCGCGAGTCGGTGCTCGGCACCGGCCTCGACCCGGCCACTCCCGCCGTCGACCTGCAGCAGGCCTGCGGGACCGGCCTCCAGGCGATCACCTATCTCGCCAACAAGATCGCGCTGGGGCAGCTGGAGTCCGGCATCGCGGGCGGCGTGGACACCACCTCCGACGCGCCGCTCCAGCTCAACGAGCAGTTCCGCCGCGTGCTGCTGCGCCTCAACAGCGCGAAGAGCACCGGCGACCGGCTCAAGGCCGCCCTGGCGCTGCGCCCGCTCCAGCCGTTCAAGCCGGAGCTGCCCCGCAACGCCGAGCCGCGCACCGGGCTGTCCATGGGCGAGCACGCCGCGATCACCGCCGAGCGCTGGGGCGTCACCCGTGCCGACCAGGACGAGCTGGCGCTCGACTCGCACCGCAAGCTCGGTGCCGCGTACGAGGCCGGCTTCTTCGACGACCTGCTCACGCCGTACCTCGGCCTGACCCGGGATCAGAACCTGCGCCCCGACACCTCGCTGGAGAAGCTCGGCTCGCTCAAGCCCGTGTACGGACTGCGCGGCAAGAACCCGACCATGACCGCGGGCAACTCCACCCCGCTCACCGACGGCGCCGCCGTCGTGCTGCTCGGCTCCGAGGAGTGGGCCGCCGAGCACAGCCTGCCGGTGCTGGCGCACTTCGTCACCGCGCAGACCGCCGCGGTCGACTTCGTGCACGGCGACCCCGAGCCCGAGGGCCTGCTGATGGCCCCGGTGTACGCCGTGCCCCAGCTGCTGTCCCGGCTCGGCCTCAAGCTGCAGGACTTCGACTTCTACGAGATCCACGAGGCGTTCGCGTCGCAGGTGCTGGCCACGCTGGCCGCCTGGGAGTCCAACGGCCTGGGCACCATCGACCGGTCCCGCCTCAACGTGAACGGCTCGTCGCTGGCGGCCGGGCACCCCTTCGCCGCCACCGGCGGCCGCATCGTGGCCACCGCCGCGAAGCTGCTCGCCCAGCGCGGCTCCGGCCGCGCCCTCATCTCGATCTGCGCCGCCGGCGGCCAGGGCGTCGTCGCCGTTCTCGAACGCTGA